Part of the Halorhabdus utahensis DSM 12940 genome, GGGCGGTCTCGGCGAGGTCCCTGACCACCGCGCCGGAGTCACCCGCGGAAGCGTCCAGAAAGCCGTCGGGGCCGGGCGTGACGTTCAGACAGAAGTCCAGGCCGACCAGTTCGCCCGCTTCCTCGACGGCCTCCCGGAACGGGTTGCCGTCGATCTTGCCCAGCTTGACCGACTCCTGGCTGAGCATGTCCGGGCCGTGGGTGTACTTGATGAAGGACTCGCCGCCCGCGCCGATGATGACTGTCTTCGCGCCGCCCGAAAAGCCTGCGTACTGGTGGGGTTCGCTCTGGCCCGTGGTGAGTACGAGGTCGGCCTCGGCGACGGGGCGGTAGATCTCGATCGGCACGTCGTTGACCTCGCCGAGCGTGACCGTCTCGTCGGGATCGTGGTTCTCCGCGAGGTCGGCGTACTCGCCGAGTTCCGCCTCGATCTCCGCCTCGTCCATCGGCCGGTGCAGGCCGAGCCCGAGGACGATGGTGACCTGCTCGCGATCGACGCCGGCGGCCTCGAGTTCGTCGAAGAGCACGTCCACCAGAATCCCGTCCGGGGCGTCCCGCGTAACGTCCGTGACGACGATGGCCACCTCGTCGTCGGCGCTTGCCCGTTCGACGAGTGGCGGGCCGTGAGGATTCGCCACGGCTTCCTCGGCTGCCTCGCGGACGTCGACCGGTTCGCCGCCGGGGAGCTCCGCAATCGTCACGTCACAGTCGGGGAGATCGACCTCGACGTAGCCGTCTCCGCGTGGGACTTCGAATGTCATCTGTTCGCGTGTCGAGACGGACGCAGGCCACAAATGGATTGCCCACGACGGCCCGAAGACGATCAGTCCGCCCAGTAGTCCTCGAACACCGCCAGCGCGTCGGCCTGGGCGTCCTGGCTGACCTCAAGCACGATCGGTCCGTCGAACGCCGAGTCACGGATCGCTCTCACCGTCGCTTCGAGATCGATCTCGCCGTCACCGAACGGAAGCCCGTCGTCCCGGCGCGTGCTGTCCGTGAGATGGATGAGTCCGATCTGGTCGGGATACGTCGAGAGCAGGTATGCAAGCGCGTCGTGATACTCGCGCTCTGCCGTGTAGAGGTGGGCCGTATCGAGCACCAGACCGTTATCGCGGGCGAGGATCATCTCTTCCAGGTGCATGACGCTCGCGCCGGTGTTGTTCTCGTGGCCGTGGGCCGCATCGAAGCCGATCGCCTCCACCTCCGGCGCGAAGACGTGCATGACGTACTTCGAGTGGAGCACGAGGTAGGCATCGAGTTCGACCGCGAGGCGATCGGTCAGTTCGTAGTACTCGTGCTCTTCCGGTGTGACGTGTGGCGTGTGGACCGAGGCAGCCGAGACGGCCGCGTCCTCGACGACCTGGACCGTCTCCTCGAGCGCGTCGAGATGCTGACGTTCGAGATAGAGTTCGACGGCGTCGAACCCCCGATCGGCGGCGGCCGCGAGCGCCGCTGGTTCGGGTGCGCACTTCCCGGCGACCGTCGGTCCGTCCGTGGCAGGTGACACGCCGACCGATTGCGTCGGATGGCCCTTTTCGGTATCGGTCTTTCTCAGCGCGCCCACTCGACCATCCGCCGATACCGCTCGTCCGTCGAGAGCGCGTCGGCGTCGCCGATCAACACGAGCGCACGCTTCGCCCGCGTCAGCGCGACGTTGATCCGCCGGTAGTCCTCGAAGATCGGCCCGTCGAGGCTCCCTGTGGCGACGAAAGAGACGAGAACGACCTCCTTGCTCGACCCCTGGAAGCGATCGACGGTGTCGACGGTCACCCCGTCGGGGACGCGCTGGCCGATCTCGGCGACCTGCGCGCGATAGGGCGCAATCACGCCCACGTCTCCCGGATCGACACCGGCATCGAGATACGACTCGACCGTCTGCGCCACGGCCGCAGCCTCGTCGGGATTGGTGTTCCCCACCGCCTGCCCGTCGGGATCGAGA contains:
- a CDS encoding sugar phosphate isomerase/epimerase family protein, translating into MSPATDGPTVAGKCAPEPAALAAAADRGFDAVELYLERQHLDALEETVQVVEDAAVSAASVHTPHVTPEEHEYYELTDRLAVELDAYLVLHSKYVMHVFAPEVEAIGFDAAHGHENNTGASVMHLEEMILARDNGLVLDTAHLYTAEREYHDALAYLLSTYPDQIGLIHLTDSTRRDDGLPFGDGEIDLEATVRAIRDSAFDGPIVLEVSQDAQADALAVFEDYWAD
- a CDS encoding lactate racemase domain-containing protein; this encodes MTFEVPRGDGYVEVDLPDCDVTIAELPGGEPVDVREAAEEAVANPHGPPLVERASADDEVAIVVTDVTRDAPDGILVDVLFDELEAAGVDREQVTIVLGLGLHRPMDEAEIEAELGEYADLAENHDPDETVTLGEVNDVPIEIYRPVAEADLVLTTGQSEPHQYAGFSGGAKTVIIGAGGESFIKYTHGPDMLSQESVKLGKIDGNPFREAVEEAGELVGLDFCLNVTPGPDGFLDASAGDSGAVVRDLAETAREALAFEVDGEYDAVVSGVGAPKDAQLYQTTRGITYVVLSDGAPVKEGGRVVVPAVLDEGYGAGRGEERFYEWLSGAEDAESAYQAMLQGYEPGAQRGFVTVRSLRHADAYITNSEDPELVEECLMHAEESVEDAIEPGSDVLVVPKAPKTLLV